The DNA segment ATGTTTGCTTAAAGTTTGAATCTTATTCCAACACTAAGGCCAGATGAAAGGCTTCTGTCTAGTGTGAACTCTCAAGTGAATCTCAAGGACTGATCTGTTTATGTAAGTCTTCCCACGATGATGGCACATGAAAAGCCTCGATCTAATGTGAATTTTTCTCATGATTCTTAAGCTGATTCCTGTCTCCGAAACCCCTTCATCACTTAtgacatttaatacaattttctgttgagtgaattctcatgtggtgaTTAAGGGTAAATTTATATCTgaatctctttccacactgatcacatgtgaatggcttctctccagtgtgaattctcatgtgggaTTTAAGGTTTTTCTTATGTggaaaactctttccacactgaaggcaTATAAAAGGCtgctctccagtgtgaactctcatgtggactttGAGGCTTCCTTTTCGTGTAAAagtttttccacactgttgacagGTGAAAGGGCTCTCTCCgctgtgaactctcatgtgaacttTCAGATTTCCTTTTAGGTtgaaactccttccacactgatcacacacgaatggcttctctccagtgtgaattatCATGTGGTTTTTAAGGTTTCCTTGTTGATCAAAAGTTTTCCCACACTGTTGGCAGTTAAAAGAggtctctccagtgtgaattttcatgtgaatTTTAAAGTTACTAGATTgactgaaactttttccacactgttggcaagtGTAAGGCTTcactccagtgtgaattctcatgtggtctCTAAGATTTCCTTTTCggctaaaactctttccacactgagggcatgtgtaaggcttctctccagtgtgaattctcatgtgatctttaaggtttccttttttgCTAAATCTTTTTCCACACTGCAGGCACGTGGAAGAGCTCTCTTCAGTATGAGCTCTcatgtgaaatataaagtttgtttttctgttgaaaaTTTTTCCACACTGCTGGCAGGTGAAAGAgctttctccagtgtgaactttcatgtggactttaaggtgtGCTTTTTGAGTAAAACGCTTTCCACATtcttggcaggtgaaaggcttctctccagaaTGAGTTCTCAGATGGACTGTAAGGTTTCCATGTTGATTGAAATACTTTCCACAATGACAGCAGATTAATGGAGGAAGATCCCGTAACTTTCGGGGTTTCTTTTCAGTCTGTGGCAAACATTTTTCTCTAGGTATAGAATCACGATGCTTCTCAAACTGATGTTTCTCTTCCTTTTCATTCGGTAAATTATACTCCTCTTTCAGCGACATCAAATCTAAAGTGAAAAGAGACAAATAAAAGCCATTAAGCTTGCTATATTCTGGGGtatattctgcttgtctgtaatcAGTAAGCTTTATTAATAAGGGGTGTATCTTAACTTTTTGCTCCGAACTGTTTTAAgccaattcattttaaaatgtcccaCATAGGCCTCCTCTTAACAATTCATTAGAGCACTAGCTTGTCGTGTCAAAACCAATATAAAGTTAAGTCATAATAGTgacttttaaattcattatttcaaCTTTTTCAACTCACAATTTCGACTTAGTATGTCATACGTTtcaaggcttgattgtgtttatggggtgcagtctaacaagctttgtaaaaaaaacaaaaaaaaacttatttttgaaCGCTCTGATGATTTCCtggttttatgaagcccctccctcagaaatacgcaatgggctcagattggttagctggcccagtgtgttgttaTCCGCTAAACCGTCTAGTGCACTTTCAGAAATGTCACCTCACCTCAGTGGCATGTGCTCTGGTTGTGTTGTAACAATGACGTCATCAATATTGCTGATCAATTTGAGCTTGATTGTGACCCAGagaatattagtgaagaggattgcacagaacctgtgcaagcacaacTCTTACAGGATGTTTCagaatggtatgttttttttgtttgttactgtCTAATACTTTTAgaaatgctgttatttgtaaatgctactgcttatgttagcgtCTAATTAAAGGTGTAACGGTTCACAAAATCCACAGTTCGGTTCAATACGACAGTGGTGTCATGGTTCATTACGTTTTCGAGACAGATTCACGATTGAATAGACTTtttcgtgcacccctagttttgacagcatggcaacaactcttcctcttcttttttattttatttcactgccatccagttaaaaatacaaatgaatacaCAGTCATTTGAACTCTACAACGAAAACATATATGATCATGCTGTTGCACCTCTGATAAATTTTAAGGCTTACTCTGTGGCGTCAATATAAGCCTTTTGACAGATTGTGTCATGAAGATGTAAAAACGGTTTCACTCACTAAATGAATGAATTGGGTTTGTGCCAaactcttattacaaagcaaaaacaaagactCTACTTCGATCCATGAATGTTTCTCTTTGTTAATGTACGCAGTCTCACTCTGAAGCAT comes from the Cyprinus carpio isolate SPL01 chromosome B4, ASM1834038v1, whole genome shotgun sequence genome and includes:
- the LOC109047839 gene encoding gastrula zinc finger protein XlCGF8.2DB-like; amino-acid sequence: MAFIKEECEDIKIEEAFRVKQEDTEEQTDLMSLKEEYNLPNEKEEKHQFEKHRDSIPREKCLPQTEKKPRKLRDLPPLICCHCGKYFNQHGNLTVHLRTHSGEKPFTCQECGKRFTQKAHLKVHMKVHTGESSFTCQQCGKIFNRKTNFIFHMRAHTEESSSTCLQCGKRFSKKGNLKDHMRIHTGEKPYTCPQCGKSFSRKGNLRDHMRIHTGVKPYTCQQCGKSFSQSSNFKIHMKIHTGETSFNCQQCGKTFDQQGNLKNHMIIHTGEKPFVCDQCGRSFNLKGNLKVHMRVHSGESPFTCQQCGKTFTRKGSLKVHMRVHTGEQPFICLQCGKSFPHKKNLKSHMRIHTGEKPFTCDQCGKRFRYKFTLNHHMRIHSTENCIKCHK